From Anaerohalosphaera lusitana, one genomic window encodes:
- a CDS encoding prepilin-type N-terminal cleavage/methylation domain-containing protein: MKIRGFTLVELLVVIGIMGLLMAIVAPVLRTVRSKARDVCCRSNIRQLSVMMTMYDSDHGSFPLGIDNISLLPPPNGYAGNAAYDRMGIWWFNHLGLYNRFVDRGEKDVLICPARNVPTYKFETNMLVGNYGVNNSICRSAQDYIVRREFAGESLSADQVLSPSRTVLLLDSGYTMIGWWDVTRYPPYKQEPLLEKKAYVPGMSINPYKNLHEGLREDAVYGRHSNRTVNAAFVDGHVEKLSAESLKVTSEPNSEEYKNLRPLWLPR; the protein is encoded by the coding sequence ATGAAAATCAGGGGTTTTACGTTAGTCGAGCTACTTGTCGTGATAGGCATAATGGGTTTGTTGATGGCTATCGTCGCGCCGGTGCTTCGTACAGTGCGAAGCAAGGCCAGAGATGTCTGCTGCCGATCAAATATCCGGCAACTGTCAGTAATGATGACGATGTACGACTCCGACCACGGCAGCTTCCCACTGGGCATCGACAACATATCATTGTTACCGCCTCCGAATGGATATGCTGGAAATGCAGCTTACGACAGAATGGGGATATGGTGGTTCAACCATTTGGGCCTTTACAACAGGTTTGTAGATAGGGGTGAGAAGGATGTGCTGATCTGTCCAGCACGAAACGTACCAACTTATAAATTCGAGACTAACATGCTGGTGGGCAATTATGGTGTCAACAACTCCATCTGCCGCAGTGCGCAAGATTACATTGTAAGAAGAGAATTCGCAGGTGAATCACTTTCGGCTGATCAGGTGCTTTCGCCGAGCAGGACCGTGCTTTTGCTGGACAGCGGTTATACGATGATCGGCTGGTGGGACGTTACCCGATATCCACCGTATAAACAAGAACCATTGCTGGAAAAGAAAGCATATGTACCGGGCATGAGCATAAATCCATACAAGAATCTTCATGAGGGTCTCCGCGAGGATGCGGTATACGGCAGACATTCAAATAGAACGGTAAATGCTGCTTTTGTTGACGGGCATGTTGAAAAACTCTCTGCTGAATCGCTGAAGGTGACGTCGGAACCCAATTCTGAGGAATACAAGAATCTCCGGCCTTTATGGCTGCCCAGATGA
- the folD gene encoding bifunctional methylenetetrahydrofolate dehydrogenase/methenyltetrahydrofolate cyclohydrolase FolD: MTAQIIDGKQIASQMREEIKTKAAELTEKGVQPGLAVILVGEDPASQSYVRAKEKACENCGIYSSDNRLSADTTEEELLALIDNFNKDPKIHGILVQLPLPKHIDEGKVLLAIDPNKDVDGFHPVNVGKMVVGEKAFLPCTPHGIIQLLVRSGVQLEGAEVVVVGRSNIVGKPIANMLIQKSDTGNATVTVCHTRTKNMADHIKRADIVIAAAGGPNTVTADMVKEGAAIIDVGVNRVPDDTKKKGYRLVGDVDFECVKEKAGFITPVPGGVGPMTITMLLYNTVESAQRVADAK; this comes from the coding sequence ATGACAGCACAGATCATTGACGGCAAACAGATCGCCTCACAGATGCGAGAAGAGATCAAAACCAAAGCCGCCGAGCTCACCGAAAAGGGCGTGCAGCCCGGACTCGCGGTAATACTCGTAGGCGAGGACCCGGCCTCGCAGTCTTACGTCCGCGCAAAGGAAAAGGCCTGCGAAAACTGCGGCATCTACAGCAGCGACAACCGCCTCTCAGCCGACACCACTGAAGAAGAACTGCTCGCACTTATCGACAACTTCAACAAGGACCCGAAGATCCACGGCATACTCGTCCAGCTCCCGCTTCCCAAACACATCGACGAAGGCAAGGTCCTGCTCGCCATCGACCCCAACAAGGATGTCGACGGCTTCCACCCCGTCAACGTCGGCAAAATGGTCGTCGGCGAAAAAGCCTTCCTGCCCTGCACACCGCACGGCATCATCCAACTGCTCGTCCGCAGCGGTGTCCAGCTTGAAGGCGCAGAAGTCGTCGTCGTGGGCCGATCCAACATCGTAGGCAAACCCATCGCCAACATGCTCATCCAGAAAAGCGACACTGGCAACGCCACCGTAACCGTCTGCCACACAAGAACTAAGAACATGGCCGACCACATCAAACGCGCCGACATCGTCATCGCAGCAGCAGGCGGACCCAACACCGTAACCGCAGACATGGTCAAAGAAGGCGCAGCCATCATAGACGTCGGCGTAAACCGCGTGCCTGACGACACAAAGAAAAAAGGCTACCGCCTCGTAGGCGACGTAGACTTCGAGTGTGTCAAGGAAAAGGCCGGCTTCATCACCCCCGTCCCAGGCGGCGTGGGCCCGATGACCATCACAATGCTCCTATACAACACAGTGGAATCCGCCCAGCGAGTCGCAGACGCAAAATAG
- a CDS encoding PEP-CTERM sorting domain-containing protein, with the protein MDFSTTNFSVVSDLSPLRNVKSLERLSFANCVDLDGDEVAELVANLDSLNWLDVTGPWDSWNADVQADLLAWDAAEGNELVVPEPATFALLGLGAIATLRRRKRQ; encoded by the coding sequence ATGGATTTCAGTACCACCAATTTCTCTGTTGTTTCAGACTTGTCTCCTCTTCGAAATGTAAAGAGTCTGGAACGCCTCAGCTTTGCGAATTGCGTTGATCTTGATGGCGACGAAGTCGCGGAGCTGGTTGCCAATCTTGATTCGCTAAACTGGCTCGATGTGACCGGGCCCTGGGACAGTTGGAACGCGGATGTGCAGGCCGATCTTCTGGCATGGGACGCGGCCGAGGGCAATGAGCTCGTCGTGCCCGAACCTGCGACATTTGCTCTGCTTGGTCTGGGAGCGATCGCAACCCTCCGCCGCCGCAAGAGGCAATAA
- a CDS encoding thermonuclease family protein, whose translation MSRNKRRALIGMGVLLVFGVSMLDRWGGDGLREVVTRGRPEGADAEKYHRKSFAVNEIIDGDTVDIDVPDGKWPDTRVRLLGVDTPETKSPRYGEMYYGPEATEFTRQLVAGKEVTVIIDTVSDVRDRYGRLLAYLELEDGRVLNAELVRKGFAYADLRFSHSRYEEYENLMIEAVKEGHGLWEEVERDELPQWLRREWPGILKLREKAVK comes from the coding sequence ATGAGCCGTAATAAACGCAGGGCACTCATTGGGATGGGTGTCCTGCTTGTTTTTGGGGTTTCCATGCTGGATCGGTGGGGCGGGGACGGGCTGCGGGAGGTTGTTACGCGGGGTCGGCCTGAGGGGGCGGATGCGGAGAAATATCATCGTAAGTCCTTTGCTGTCAATGAGATAATTGACGGCGATACTGTGGATATCGATGTGCCTGACGGGAAGTGGCCGGACACGCGGGTGAGACTTTTGGGGGTTGATACGCCTGAGACGAAGAGCCCCAGGTACGGGGAGATGTATTACGGGCCGGAGGCGACGGAGTTTACGCGGCAACTCGTTGCCGGCAAAGAGGTTACGGTGATCATTGATACGGTTAGCGATGTGCGGGACCGGTACGGTCGGCTGTTGGCGTACCTGGAGCTGGAGGATGGGCGGGTGCTGAATGCGGAGTTGGTACGTAAAGGCTTTGCGTATGCGGACTTACGGTTTTCACACAGCCGGTATGAGGAGTACGAAAACCTCATGATAGAGGCGGTAAAAGAGGGTCACGGGTTGTGGGAGGAGGTGGAGCGGGATGAGCTTCCGCAGTGGCTGAGAAGGGAGTGGCCGGGGATATTGAAATTGCGTGAAAAGGCGGTAAAATGA
- a CDS encoding leucine-rich repeat domain-containing protein, with translation MMKNCKLWFLLAFVVVVLFLSRSYGITFEEWARQEGLTGEEKQIADIFNRMHSLEGLAGNYTELERLILIGSVPGFEIIDVGDFAGLDKLRSLSLESSGVENIAPWAFAGAENLWYLNLSKNHNLKTSANAFQGLSHLEDLLLSSCYINNIATDAFSGLKSLTKLDLQSNKITDVHAPSFQGLHNLKLLNLRSNDIRSIDNGDFAVFTNLQELNLERNRIGSIERGGFSGLNNLRMLKLAENQISCLKLGRFEGLSSLLELSLRKGTVDDIELGAFAGLTSLEKLDLQNNRIDKLNVGSFAGLANLRKLDLTYNSIGSLKAGHFAGLDKLEELHLRNNAICEVGPYAFTGAESLLNLTISGTEIELERGAFAGLGKLEILRMGFNRIESMESGLLSPLVSLKNLFVTSGDEMGLLNFEGANFAELEWLDPEKLYRC, from the coding sequence ATGATGAAGAATTGCAAGCTATGGTTCCTTCTTGCGTTTGTAGTTGTAGTACTTTTTCTCAGCCGGAGTTACGGCATAACTTTTGAGGAGTGGGCAAGGCAAGAAGGTTTGACGGGTGAGGAAAAGCAAATTGCCGATATATTTAATAGAATGCATTCTCTCGAAGGGCTTGCAGGTAACTACACAGAACTTGAAAGACTGATCCTTATTGGTTCAGTGCCCGGTTTTGAAATAATTGATGTGGGAGATTTTGCAGGTTTGGACAAGCTCAGAAGCTTGTCTTTGGAAAGCTCTGGCGTTGAGAATATAGCTCCATGGGCTTTCGCCGGCGCAGAAAATTTATGGTATTTAAATCTGAGTAAAAATCATAACTTGAAAACATCTGCCAATGCTTTCCAGGGACTATCTCATCTCGAGGATTTGCTGCTTTCTAGTTGCTATATTAATAACATAGCAACAGATGCTTTTTCCGGACTAAAAAGCCTGACAAAGCTGGATCTTCAAAGCAACAAAATTACCGATGTTCATGCACCAAGCTTTCAGGGTTTGCATAACCTGAAACTACTTAACCTTCGTTCTAATGACATTAGGTCAATCGACAATGGTGATTTTGCTGTATTCACCAACTTGCAAGAACTGAACCTTGAGCGTAACCGAATAGGATCAATTGAGAGGGGAGGTTTTAGCGGGCTCAATAATTTACGAATGTTGAAGCTAGCGGAAAATCAGATAAGCTGTCTTAAGTTGGGTAGATTTGAAGGTCTCAGTTCTCTTTTGGAGCTGTCTCTAAGAAAAGGGACCGTCGATGATATAGAACTGGGCGCATTTGCTGGGCTTACAAGTCTTGAAAAGCTCGATCTTCAAAACAATCGGATCGATAAGCTTAATGTTGGGTCATTTGCTGGCCTTGCAAATTTACGCAAACTTGATTTGACATACAATAGCATCGGTTCGCTTAAGGCTGGCCATTTTGCAGGACTTGATAAGCTGGAGGAGCTCCATTTAAGGAACAATGCGATTTGTGAAGTCGGCCCTTATGCATTTACGGGAGCTGAAAGTCTTTTGAATTTGACCATCTCAGGAACCGAGATTGAGCTCGAAAGAGGTGCTTTTGCCGGGCTTGGCAAATTGGAAATACTTCGCATGGGTTTTAATAGGATCGAATCTATGGAGTCCGGCCTTTTGTCACCGCTCGTGTCCTTAAAAAACCTGTTTGTTACAAGTGGGGATGAGATGGGGTTGCTCAATTTCGAGGGTGCCAATTTTGCTGAGCTGGAGTGGCTTGACCCCGAAAAACTGTACCGTTGCTGA
- a CDS encoding aspartate kinase has translation MATVVQKFGGTSVADAEKIRRAAGRAIKAYNEGNKVVMVCSARGKQTDELIADAHELNPNPSKREMDMLLATGEQQTVSLMAMALDAMGHKAISFNGAQIGMVTDSAHSKARIQSIDAKRVKKQLDNGHIVIVAGFQGVDEKGNVTTLGRGGSDTSAVALAVAIGADVCEIYTDVDGIYSADPRKFPDAVKLEEISYDEMLELASLGAGVMHGRSIEFGKKYHVPIRVRSSLNDNPGTLITDEVPQMEGILVSGATIQKDLAKIGLLGVDNTPGTAAQIFAHLAGANVVVNDIIQVELSPDKANLSFTISHSDLEDAKKAINEIKKEVNCQSVFVREDIAEVSAVGVGMRSHSGVANAMFNALREAEVNVDAITTSEIRISCLVNEDQAERALVAVCKAFELDKPEEERTYNEA, from the coding sequence ATGGCAACAGTTGTACAAAAATTCGGCGGTACATCGGTAGCGGACGCGGAGAAGATCCGGCGGGCGGCCGGCCGTGCGATTAAGGCCTACAACGAAGGCAACAAGGTTGTAATGGTCTGCTCGGCACGGGGTAAGCAGACGGATGAACTGATCGCGGACGCTCATGAACTCAATCCAAACCCGTCAAAACGCGAAATGGACATGCTGCTGGCCACAGGTGAGCAGCAGACGGTGTCGCTGATGGCGATGGCGCTGGATGCGATGGGCCATAAGGCTATCAGCTTCAACGGCGCCCAGATCGGCATGGTGACAGACTCGGCCCACTCAAAGGCACGTATACAAAGTATTGATGCCAAGCGGGTTAAAAAGCAGCTCGACAACGGGCATATCGTCATCGTTGCAGGCTTTCAGGGCGTAGATGAAAAGGGCAATGTCACGACCCTTGGCAGGGGCGGATCGGATACTTCAGCGGTCGCTCTGGCGGTGGCAATCGGGGCGGACGTTTGTGAGATATATACTGATGTGGACGGGATTTACAGTGCAGACCCGCGTAAATTTCCGGACGCGGTCAAGCTCGAAGAGATCAGCTATGACGAGATGCTAGAGCTGGCGAGTTTGGGCGCGGGTGTGATGCACGGCAGGAGTATCGAATTCGGCAAGAAATATCATGTGCCGATACGGGTCCGCAGCAGTTTGAACGATAATCCAGGAACTCTAATTACAGATGAGGTACCACAAATGGAAGGCATTCTGGTTTCAGGTGCAACTATACAAAAAGATCTCGCTAAGATCGGCCTGCTCGGGGTGGACAATACGCCGGGTACGGCAGCACAGATATTCGCGCATCTTGCTGGTGCTAATGTAGTTGTGAACGATATCATTCAGGTTGAGCTCAGTCCTGATAAGGCGAATCTGTCGTTTACGATCAGTCATTCGGATCTGGAGGACGCTAAGAAGGCTATCAACGAGATCAAAAAAGAGGTTAACTGCCAGTCCGTATTCGTGCGGGAGGATATTGCGGAGGTTTCAGCGGTTGGTGTCGGTATGAGATCGCACAGCGGTGTGGCGAACGCGATGTTCAACGCGCTGCGTGAGGCTGAGGTAAATGTAGATGCCATAACGACTTCTGAAATACGGATAAGCTGTCTCGTCAACGAGGACCAGGCAGAGCGGGCGCTGGTTGCGGTTTGCAAGGCGTTTGAACTGGACAAGCCGGAAGAGGAACGCACTTACAACGAGGCGTAA
- a CDS encoding lysophospholipid acyltransferase family protein — protein sequence MSAEKRKKRKKKKKHNPVSDYLTYLGMRLGVAIMHCFPVENNLRFAKKLGSLMWKHYHRGRDRALTNLHASFPEKDEQWIHATGQRSFQQIVMLVVDILFTPKLVRKDNWQQYSRFINAERIKWMMKEEKGLLLLTAHYGNFEIMGYMMGLFGFNIYSIARPLDNKFINNWLYGIRKRKGQKIIDKKGASAIMTQVVDEGATLGFIADQDAGKKGVFVDFFGRKASTYKSIGLMAIQYNLPIGVGCCRRVDDRFFFEMEVQRIITPDEWADKDDPLKWVTQEYSKAMENFIRKDPTQYWWLHRRWKHRPREERKKTARTG from the coding sequence ATGTCTGCCGAAAAGAGAAAAAAGAGAAAGAAAAAGAAAAAGCATAATCCCGTCTCGGATTATCTCACATATCTTGGGATGCGCCTCGGCGTCGCGATCATGCACTGTTTCCCCGTCGAGAACAACCTGCGATTCGCCAAAAAGCTCGGCAGCCTGATGTGGAAACATTACCATCGCGGCCGCGACCGCGCCCTGACCAACCTCCACGCAAGCTTCCCCGAAAAGGACGAACAGTGGATCCACGCCACCGGCCAGCGCAGCTTCCAGCAGATCGTCATGCTCGTCGTCGACATACTCTTCACGCCCAAACTGGTCCGCAAGGACAACTGGCAGCAGTACTCGCGATTCATCAACGCCGAACGCATCAAGTGGATGATGAAAGAGGAAAAGGGCCTTCTGCTCCTCACCGCCCATTACGGCAACTTCGAGATCATGGGCTACATGATGGGCCTGTTCGGCTTCAACATCTACAGCATCGCCCGCCCCCTCGACAACAAATTCATCAACAACTGGCTCTACGGCATACGCAAACGCAAAGGCCAGAAGATCATCGACAAAAAAGGTGCAAGCGCGATCATGACCCAGGTCGTTGACGAAGGCGCAACCCTCGGATTCATCGCCGACCAGGACGCCGGCAAAAAGGGCGTATTTGTCGACTTCTTCGGCCGAAAGGCCAGCACATACAAAAGCATAGGCCTCATGGCCATACAGTACAACCTCCCCATCGGCGTAGGCTGCTGCCGTCGCGTCGACGACCGCTTCTTCTTCGAGATGGAGGTCCAGCGGATCATCACCCCCGACGAATGGGCCGACAAGGACGACCCGCTCAAATGGGTCACCCAGGAATACAGCAAAGCAATGGAAAATTTCATCCGCAAGGACCCCACCCAATACTGGTGGCTCCACCGCCGCTGGAAACACCGCCCCCGCGAAGAACGCAAAAAAACCGCACGGACCGGCTGA
- a CDS encoding RNA polymerase sigma factor, with the protein MSNGEPWPADLIANQYGGFIYRVICSRVTDRSLVNDVYQDFYLSLVHKPVPPDVRKMESYLYRRIANHIADTYRKIKRHRDLLQNYSEFLKIQGDEDTSSNDYCKEADRVLSKAKNCLSQREYDAIIMKYKQSCAVKDIARSMGVQRESASRYLYKGLRKIRKAVENSSLGQECQDG; encoded by the coding sequence ATGAGTAACGGCGAACCATGGCCGGCAGATTTGATCGCCAACCAGTACGGCGGCTTCATATACAGGGTGATATGTTCCAGGGTCACTGACCGATCACTGGTCAATGACGTATATCAGGACTTCTATCTCTCGCTGGTCCACAAGCCGGTTCCCCCCGACGTGCGCAAAATGGAAAGCTACCTGTACCGCCGAATTGCCAACCATATCGCCGATACATACCGAAAGATCAAGAGGCACAGGGATTTACTGCAGAATTATTCTGAATTTTTGAAAATTCAAGGCGATGAAGACACCTCCTCAAACGACTACTGTAAGGAGGCCGACCGCGTCCTCAGCAAAGCAAAGAATTGCCTCTCTCAGCGGGAATACGATGCGATCATAATGAAATATAAACAGAGCTGTGCAGTAAAAGACATCGCAAGATCAATGGGCGTCCAGAGAGAATCCGCCAGCCGGTATCTTTACAAAGGACTTCGCAAAATTCGCAAGGCTGTTGAAAACAGCAGCCTTGGTCAGGAGTGTCAGGATGGTTGA
- a CDS encoding phosphotransacetylase family protein: MKPIHISATVQDSGKTAVSLGLMQVLRTRGLDPGYCKPVGQHYIRYDDSDIDEDAALVHQYFNMPDKPCHMSPIAIRRGFTRDFINNPNVKPLEDEILRSIAAINKNHPMLIAEGTGHAGVGSCFGLSNARVAQLIGAEVLIVTAGGIGRPMDELALNLALFQKYDVNVMGVVLNKIRADKYEKVTDTVTKGLKLMGTRLLGAMPYESWLESYTVKQLADELKFDVYCGHDCLSNTIENTVIAAMEPEHVVKYIQDNTLIITPGDRIDNMLVSLMLLSKHGPHNGGMILTGGFEPHKEIIPFLQESHIPVLISDEDTFSVSAKLANIGFKIRPEDGPKIDEMHELVEKYVEVDKILGYLEE, translated from the coding sequence ATGAAACCAATACACATAAGTGCAACGGTACAGGACAGCGGCAAGACTGCCGTTTCGCTCGGACTCATGCAGGTACTCCGTACCCGCGGGCTCGACCCGGGCTACTGCAAGCCGGTCGGCCAGCATTATATCCGCTACGACGACAGCGACATCGACGAGGACGCGGCTCTGGTACACCAGTACTTCAACATGCCCGACAAACCCTGCCACATGAGCCCAATCGCCATCCGCCGTGGCTTTACTCGGGATTTCATCAATAATCCCAACGTTAAGCCCCTCGAAGACGAGATACTCCGGTCCATCGCGGCCATCAACAAAAACCATCCTATGCTGATCGCCGAAGGGACTGGACACGCCGGCGTCGGCTCATGCTTCGGCCTGTCTAACGCCCGCGTCGCTCAGCTCATAGGTGCAGAGGTCCTTATCGTCACAGCAGGCGGCATCGGCAGGCCTATGGACGAGCTCGCTCTCAACCTGGCACTCTTCCAGAAATACGATGTCAATGTCATGGGTGTAGTCCTCAACAAGATCCGCGCAGACAAATACGAAAAAGTCACTGACACCGTTACAAAAGGCCTGAAACTGATGGGCACACGTCTCCTCGGTGCAATGCCGTATGAAAGCTGGCTGGAATCATACACTGTCAAGCAGCTTGCCGACGAGCTGAAATTCGACGTCTACTGCGGCCACGACTGTCTTTCGAATACGATCGAAAACACCGTTATCGCAGCTATGGAACCCGAGCACGTCGTAAAATACATCCAGGACAACACCCTGATAATCACACCCGGCGACCGCATCGACAACATGCTCGTTTCGCTCATGCTCCTCTCAAAGCACGGACCCCATAACGGCGGCATGATCCTCACCGGCGGCTTCGAGCCCCATAAGGAGATCATACCGTTCCTCCAGGAAAGCCACATCCCCGTGCTCATAAGCGACGAAGACACCTTCTCAGTGAGCGCCAAACTTGCGAACATCGGCTTCAAAATCCGCCCGGAAGACGGCCCGAAAATAGACGAAATGCACGAACTCGTGGAAAAATACGTCGAAGTTGACAAAATCCTCGGCTACCTCGAGGAATAG
- a CDS encoding MFS transporter — protein MAENSSAARVSSSYNNKPTEEPKVVPRHLLAPFILVTLLFALWGFANDITNPLVKAFKDVFVISNTQSSFVQMAFYGGYATMALPAALFIRRFSYKSGIIVGLALYATGALLSIPAASMVNFNLFLVALYVLTFGLAFLETTANPYILSMGPEKTATQRLNLAQAFNPIGSLTGMTVAILAILGSLQVQDFRDDVSQWRAERAAQFRSQDQATANSGALVDSIMELLNLDQDDGKPVDPKLEEYLDNLEADRNKPLDSELAAKLQLGEIDIDPEAASLADIRYDSVLTKALKAYKTGEIETFRGKPHKKMQVQDLKVVRAPYVAIGLLVLVVLMVFAFMKMPKTGGHHKRLHLKETFGSLLRNKQYLEGVVAQTFYVGAQIMCWTFIIHYATDLLGFTFAKAQAYNIIAMIIFCSSRFICTFLLKFFSPGRLLMTLSIGAMGLTLGAIFLSGMIGLYCLVGISACMSLMFPTIYGIALEGMGDEAKIASAGLIFAIVGGALMPPLQGRVIDLGMVGGLEAVRASFFVPFVSFVVIALYGLRTWKLHQAPTLEKV, from the coding sequence GTGGCCGAAAATTCCAGTGCAGCCCGCGTATCCAGTTCATACAATAACAAACCCACGGAAGAGCCGAAAGTGGTCCCAAGACATCTATTGGCGCCTTTCATACTGGTAACCCTGTTGTTTGCTCTTTGGGGTTTCGCAAATGACATTACCAACCCACTGGTAAAAGCATTTAAAGATGTATTTGTAATCAGTAATACTCAAAGTAGTTTTGTGCAGATGGCTTTTTATGGGGGCTATGCAACTATGGCTCTGCCGGCTGCTCTTTTCATTCGGAGGTTCAGCTATAAGTCGGGTATAATCGTCGGATTGGCACTTTATGCGACTGGTGCACTTCTTTCTATACCTGCGGCTTCAATGGTTAATTTCAACCTCTTTCTGGTTGCACTCTATGTGTTAACATTTGGACTCGCCTTTCTTGAGACCACGGCTAATCCTTATATTCTTTCAATGGGACCGGAAAAGACTGCTACCCAAAGATTAAATCTGGCACAAGCCTTCAATCCGATAGGCTCATTGACGGGAATGACAGTGGCTATACTTGCAATTCTTGGCAGTTTGCAGGTGCAGGATTTCAGAGATGATGTTTCGCAGTGGAGAGCTGAAAGAGCGGCCCAGTTCCGCAGTCAGGATCAGGCAACGGCGAATAGCGGGGCATTGGTGGATTCCATAATGGAGCTGCTAAATTTGGATCAGGATGATGGAAAGCCTGTTGATCCGAAGCTCGAAGAATATCTTGATAATTTGGAAGCCGACAGGAATAAACCATTGGACTCAGAACTGGCTGCCAAACTCCAGCTTGGTGAAATTGACATAGATCCTGAAGCTGCATCGCTGGCTGATATCAGATATGACAGCGTTTTAACAAAAGCCTTAAAGGCTTACAAGACCGGAGAGATTGAAACTTTCCGTGGAAAGCCGCACAAAAAAATGCAGGTTCAAGATCTAAAAGTTGTCAGAGCGCCTTATGTTGCTATCGGTCTACTGGTTCTGGTTGTCTTGATGGTTTTTGCCTTTATGAAGATGCCGAAGACTGGTGGACATCATAAGAGATTGCATCTGAAAGAAACTTTCGGTTCGCTACTTCGCAATAAACAATACCTTGAAGGGGTTGTTGCTCAAACGTTTTACGTAGGCGCTCAGATCATGTGCTGGACGTTTATAATTCATTACGCTACGGATCTCTTGGGATTCACGTTCGCAAAAGCTCAAGCATACAACATCATTGCAATGATAATTTTCTGTTCAAGTCGTTTTATCTGCACCTTTCTGCTCAAATTTTTCAGTCCGGGCCGTCTTCTTATGACGCTCTCGATCGGGGCGATGGGCCTAACGCTAGGGGCTATCTTTCTTTCGGGCATGATCGGTTTGTATTGTTTGGTGGGAATTTCAGCATGTATGTCTCTCATGTTCCCGACCATTTACGGCATAGCTCTGGAAGGTATGGGCGACGAAGCAAAAATCGCATCTGCAGGATTGATTTTTGCCATCGTTGGCGGAGCTCTTATGCCGCCACTGCAAGGCAGAGTCATAGACCTGGGAATGGTCGGGGGTCTGGAAGCTGTTCGTGCCTCATTTTTTGTTCCGTTTGTTAGCTTTGTAGTGATTGCATTGTATGGCTTGCGTACATGGAAATTGCATCAGGCACCAACATTAGAAAAGGTCTAG
- the sppA gene encoding signal peptide peptidase SppA, whose amino-acid sequence MEHDNNNGNPPREDGNDQPPVNPHANPAQPIYIQMPEQKDKRSGWRVLWRLLFTVSIVLNIFLFLLVIGISVMYVPAAGGMVREELVREGDAQNKIAIVRLEGMITTETSDMFRNKINAVRNDDTVKAVIVRTITPGGAVSSSDQIYHMIRQLKAEKDIPVIAFMQTVAASGGYYTSVACDHIMAEPTVITGSIGVIMNHFVLKDLLEQKLGVDSVVVKSGEKKDWPSMFSQPSEEQKEYLREKLIKPSYERFVSLVAEGRSHVLSEEEVLELADGSIYTAEEALEKKLVDSVGYVDSAIQKAQEMAGISGARVVEYKRPITFMSVLGASNKTPWDLDPEMVHELTTPKLMYLWDGQN is encoded by the coding sequence ATGGAACACGACAACAATAACGGCAACCCGCCGCGTGAGGATGGCAATGATCAGCCGCCAGTGAATCCGCATGCCAATCCTGCTCAGCCGATCTATATTCAGATGCCCGAGCAGAAGGACAAGCGGTCAGGATGGCGCGTGCTGTGGCGGTTGCTGTTTACCGTTTCGATCGTGCTGAACATATTTCTGTTTCTGCTTGTGATCGGGATTTCGGTGATGTATGTGCCCGCGGCGGGCGGGATGGTACGCGAGGAGCTGGTGCGGGAAGGAGATGCGCAGAATAAGATCGCGATAGTCCGGCTGGAGGGTATGATCACGACCGAGACCAGCGACATGTTCAGGAACAAGATCAATGCTGTGCGGAACGATGACACGGTCAAGGCGGTGATCGTGCGGACGATAACGCCGGGCGGTGCGGTTTCGTCTTCGGATCAGATATATCATATGATCAGACAGCTCAAGGCGGAGAAGGATATACCCGTGATCGCGTTTATGCAGACGGTGGCGGCGTCGGGAGGGTATTATACGTCCGTGGCGTGTGATCATATCATGGCGGAGCCGACGGTTATTACGGGCTCGATCGGGGTGATCATGAATCATTTCGTGCTTAAGGATCTGCTCGAGCAGAAGCTGGGGGTCGATTCGGTGGTCGTAAAATCGGGTGAGAAGAAGGACTGGCCGAGCATGTTCAGCCAGCCGAGCGAGGAGCAGAAGGAATATCTGCGGGAAAAGCTGATCAAGCCTTCATATGAGCGGTTTGTCAGTCTGGTGGCTGAAGGCCGGAGTCACGTACTGAGCGAGGAAGAGGTGCTCGAACTGGCGGACGGGAGCATTTATACCGCTGAGGAGGCGTTGGAGAAAAAGCTTGTCGATTCGGTGGGTTACGTTGACAGTGCTATCCAGAAGGCACAGGAGATGGCGGGGATCTCGGGTGCAAGGGTTGTCGAATACAAGCGGCCGATCACTTTTATGAGTGTGCTGGGTGCGTCGAACAAGACGCCGTGGGATCTTGACCCGGAAATGGTGCATGAGCTTACTACGCCGAAGCTGATGTATCTTTGGGACGGGCAGAATTGA